One segment of Lachancea thermotolerans CBS 6340 chromosome E complete sequence DNA contains the following:
- the UBP7 gene encoding ubiquitin-specific protease UBP7 (similar to uniprot|P40453 Saccharomyces cerevisiae YIL156W UBP7 Ubiquitin-specific protease that cleaves ubiquitin-protein fusions) codes for MNRLYSPEYSNELLQFVKDVYTQDIAHYFPKLRLEKLIDLLEHAEYLFESYRHALAANQAEDLLTAFVAGCFYIYLIIPHSIQFQSRDKSYAIYADLKKYYQDEANMTNVLLMVTEVIESMSKDEVETARIMRKRAYSVPYGKSPVTIQALSKANSATVEPDAPTETEFENGTTMWTAPELEPNDHLKVSLGSHHSSTSSASSNEQFPKIHNESHSFPFEEPELHALSLGGSRTRRSSVPARASRKLGTTQASNSSDFNDQKINRYATHRKDSYHSVHMSNDDYDAFTFNLARLQKQSVVTCDQLMRILCSQDRDNLLLIDLRFSKRFQTNHILAPNLLNVDPTLLWNQNKGSPIESDVQLERTLDNKLLNARSQFEYIVYYTDMKTFMKLDFDYQLVFFQLIYTSNKNLKCTPKVLLGGYEQWKKFLSKSSQAYCDKDAFLYSSTNNGRNAPVTSHSLPEHYPVAPPSIPPPPPPIAKTEEMTKTPYNRAPFPTPLVQAQRADHFPASSQNHTRDKNEIQKHSVPALSGNGNYSKHTAIPTIEQSPNEYVALSITGLRNIGCTCYVNSMLQCLFATKAFRDLFLSTKYEHYFSRKYTNPNQLSKYFNVLFKKMYMNGGCSVVPTGFLKACNALRPDFRIPHDQQDTQEFLLFLLSQLHDELSESNRVANDYPGLLLHDDKKLDVDQKEYDTWFEKHISENGISPIDNIFQGQMENGLFCQRCGHSSFNYSVFYVLSLAIPSSTSTFSQRKKVRLEDCINLFTSDEQLTNENAWDCPKCGTSASGTGPEEEKKKKRFLLNPDTRASGNRSRFFKLRSKSRSRSVSPFRKQSSQQQNLEKLKSKKLTTIKTLNFISLPTVLTIHLSRFFYDLTKKNNKVITYPLILSIVLKNEQIMKYRLYAIANHFGNLISGHYTSLVNKDLDHDLNKGKQKWYYFDDETVKKDINHGDIDAGITSISSSDVYVLFYEKIDESQ; via the coding sequence ATGAACAGGCTGTACTCTCCAGAATACTCGAATGAGTTGCTTCAATTTGTTAAAGATGTCTACACTCAAGATATCGCGCATTACTTCCCCAAGCTGAGACTCGAAAAGTTGATAGATCTTTTGGAACATGCCGAGTACTTGTTCGAGTCTTACCGACATGCATTAGCCGCAAACCAGGCTGAAGATCTGCTGACTGCTTTCGTTGCAGGTTGCTTCTACATCTACCTCATTATACCGCACTCGATCCAGTTTCAATCCAGAGATAAGTCCTACGCTATCTATGCAGATCTGAAGAAATACTACCAGGATGAGGCAAATATGACCAACGTTCTTCTCATGGTCACGGAAGTTATAGAGTCAATGAGCAAAGACGAGGTTGAAACGGCAAGAATCATGCGCAAAAGGGCATATTCGGTTCCATATGGAAAATCGCCGGTGACTATTCAAGCGCTGTCAAAAGCGAATAGTGCTACCGTAGAACCTGACGCCCCTACTGAGACAGAATTTGAAAACGGTACTACGATGTGGACGGCGCCTGAACTAGAGCCTAACGACCATTTGAAAGTTAGCTTGGGCTCGCATCATTCCTCTACATCTTCGGCATCATCAAACGAGCAATTCCCGAAGATACATAATGAATCGCATTCATTTCCATTTGAGGAACCCGAGCTTCATGCTCTCAGCTTGGGGGGGTCTCGGACTCGTCGCAGTTCTGTTCCCGCGAGAGCTAGTCGAAAGCTAGGAACGACCCAAGCCTCCAACAGTAGTGACTTCAATGACCAAAAAATAAATCGTTACGCTACGCATAGGAAGGACTCGTACCATTCGGTTCATATGTCCAACGATGATTATGACGCTTTCACTTTTAACTTGGCACGGCTACAGAAGCAATCAGTAGTGACGTGCGACCAACTCATGCGCATCTTGTGCTCTCAAGACCGTGACAATTTATTGCTAATCGATCTAAGGTTTTCCAAGCGCTTTCAAACAAACCATATTTTGGCTCCCAACCTTTTGAACGTGGATCCAACTTTGCTTTGGAATCAGAATAAAGGCTCGCCGATTGAGTCCGACGTGCAACTGGAACGGACACTGGACAACAAATTACTAAATGCGAGGTCCCAATTTGAATATATTGTTTATTACACCGATATGAAGACGTTCATGAAACTTGATTTCGACTACCAGTTAGTGTTCTTCCAATTAATCTATACCtcaaacaagaacttgaagtgcACGCCTAAGGTCTTATTAGGCGGATACGAGCAGTGGAAGAAATTCTTGTCAAAGTCTTCCCAGGCGTATTGCGACAAGGATGCATTTCTTTACAGTTCCACTAACAACGGGAGAAACGCGCCAGTCACTTCTCACTCCTTACCTGAGCATTATCCTGTTGCGCCACCTAGTATACCTCCGCCCCCTCCGCCAATAGCTAAGACTGAAGAAATGACGAAAACACCATATAACCGTGCACCCTTTCCTACTCCGCTTGTTCAAGCGCAGAGAGCGGACCACTTTCCAGCATCATCTCAAAACCATACACGAGATAAAAAtgagattcaaaagcattCAGTCCCAGCTCTATCGGGCAATGGAAACTATTCCAAACACACTGCCATTCCCACGATTGAGCAAAGCCCTAACGAATACGTGGCGCTTTCTATCACAGGTCTCAGGAACATAGGATGTACATGCTATGTCAATAGTATGTTACAATGTCTTTTCGCAACCAAAGCTTTTagagatctttttttgtcaACAAAGTATGAGCATTACTTCTCCAGGAAATACACAAATCCAAACCAATTGTCAAAGTACTTTAATgtgctcttcaaaaagatgtATATGAATGGGGGGTGCTCTGTTGTACCCACGgggtttttgaaagcttgtAACGCCCTTCGTCCGGATTTTAGGATTCCTCACGACCAGCAAGATACGCAAGAATTCCTGCTATTTCTTTTGAGCCAGTTGCACGATGAACTTTCTGAATCAAATCGCGTTGCTAACGATTATCCAGGATTGTTGCTCCATGATGACAAAAAACTGGATGTTGACCAGAAAGAATATGACACCTGGTTCGAAAAACACATTTCCGAGAATGGTATTTCGCCAATTGATAACATTTTTCAAGGGCAGATGGAGAACGGTTTATTTTGCCAGCGCTGTGGACACTCTTCGTTCAATTATTCTGTATTTTATGTTCTTTCACTGGCGATACCAAGCTCCACCTCAACTTTTAGCCAAAGGAAAAAGGTAAGGCTCGAAGATTGTATCAATCTTTTCACAAGCGATGAACAGCTAACCAACGAAAATGCTTGGGACTGCCCAAAGTGTGGTACAAGTGCTTCGGGGACAGGgcctgaagaagagaagaaaaagaagaggtttttgttgaatcCTGACACTCGCGCCAGTGGAAATCGGAgcaggtttttcaagttgCGGTCAAAGTCAAGAAGTCGATCAGTTTCCCCCTTTCGTAAGCAGAGCTCTCAGCAACAGAATcttgagaagttgaaatccaaaaagcttACGACTATCAAGACTCTGAACTTCATCTCTCTGCCCACGGTTCTCACAATTCATCTCTCGAGGTTCTTTTACGATCtcacaaagaagaacaacaaaGTGATCACGTACCCTCTTATCTTGAGCATTGTTTTAAAAAACGAACAAATTATGAAGTATCGCCTTTATGCAATTGCTAACCATTTTGGTAATCTCATCAGTGGACACTATACCTCGCTAGTGAACAAAGATTTGGATCACGACCTTAATAAGGGGAAGCAAAAATGGTATTACTTCGACGACGAGACTGTAAAGAAGGACATCAATCACGGAGACATTGATGCAGGCATCACCAGCATCTCCAGTAGTGACGTTTACGTCCTGTTTTATGAAAAAATTGACGAGTCGCAATAA
- the GUT2 gene encoding glycerol-3-phosphate dehydrogenase (similar to uniprot|P32191 Saccharomyces cerevisiae YIL155C GUT2 Mitochondrial glycerol-3-phosphate dehydrogenase expression is repressed by both glucose and cAMP and derepressed by non-fermentable carbon sources in a Snf1p Rsf1p Hap2/3/4/5 complex dependent manner) yields MFARTVSRRVLAGATLAAGGYAAFALQRDRSAHNEVHVSIPLKAEAPAIPSRSELLDKMAKTDQFDVLVIGGGATGTGCAVDGATRGLNVALVEMNDFASGTSSKSTKMAHGGVRYLEKAFWELSKAQLDLVIEALNERGHMLNTAPHLCKVLPIMIPVYNYWQVPYFYVGCKMYDLFAGSQNLKSSYMMTARRASEVAPMLDASILKAGLVYHDGSFNDSRMNAALAVTAIERGATVLNYMEVTRLLKNEKTGRVEGAMARDRETGKEFRINAKVVVNSTGPFSDRILQMDNAKDGLPRNDLVQFANEGHDSIGSRVAVSNPRMVVPSAGVHIVLPAFYCPKQIGLLDAKTSDGRVMFFLPWQGKVLAGTTDIPMKQVPENPTATEADIQDILKELQHYIKFPVKREDVLSAWAGIRPLVRDPRTLKEGDDVSSTQGLVRNHFLFTSDNGLVTIAGGKWTTYREMAEETIDEVVKQGHFQAKPCITKKIKLAGAEGWDPNFVAMLAQEYHLSSKMAEHLANNYGTRSPIICEMFRRDEKNQLPVTFGGRENVTVYKNVNFDSFRYPFTIAELKYSVKYEYTRTALDFLMRRTRFGFLDAKQALEAVKGTVSIMGDELGWDENKRLSEIQQASDFIKTFGV; encoded by the coding sequence ATGTTTGCCCGAACGGTGTCGAGACGCGTTCTGGCAGGAGCCACGCTGGCGGCGGGTGGCTACGCGGCGTTCGCGCTGCAGAGAGACAGAAGCGCGCACAACGAGGTGCACGTTTCGATCCCGCTGAAGGCCGAGGCGCCCGCCATCCCTTCGCGCTCCGAGCTGCTGGACAAGATGGCCAAGACGGACCAGTTCGACGTGCTGGTCAttggcggcggcgccaCGGGTACCGGCTGCGCCGTAGACGGCGCGACCCGTGGCCTGAACGTCGCGCTGGTCGAGATGAACGATTTCGCCTCGGGGACCTCGTCCAAGTCGACAAAGATGGCCCACGGTGGTGTGAGATATCTGGAAAAGGCGTTCTGGGAGCTTTCGAAGGCTCAGCTCGATCTCGTGATCGAGGCACTGAATGAGCGTGGACACATGCTGAACACAGCTCCTCACCTTTGCAAAGTGCTGCCTATCATGATCCCAGTGTACAACTACTGGCAAGTGCCTTACTTCTACGTGGGCTGCAAGATGTACGACTTGTTTGCCGGCTCCCAGAACCTGAAAAGCTCCTACATGATGACCGCGAGACGAGCGTCTGAGGTCGCTCCTATGCTGGACgcctcaattttgaaagcggGGCTGGTATACCATGATGGCTCTTTTAACGACTCTAGGATGAACGCGGCGCTGGCCGTGACGGCTATCGAGCGCGGCGCTACAGTTTTGAACTACATGGAAGTGACTCGCCTTCTCAAGAACGAGAAGACGGGTCGCGTGGAAGGTGCCATGGCTCGCGATCGGGAAACCGGTAAAGAATTCCGCATTAATGCTAAGGTTGTGGTCAATTCCACAGGCCCATTCAGTGACCGTATCTTGCAAATGGACAACGCTAAGGACGGCCTACCCAGGAACGACCTTGTTCAATTCGCGAACGAGGGCCACGATTCGATTGGCTCGCGCGTTGCTGTTTCTAACCCAAGGATGGTCGTTCCATCTGCAGGTGTTCACATTGTTTTGCCAGCATTCTACTGCCCTAAGCAGATTGGGCTCCTCGACGCCAAGACCTCTGACGGAAGGGTGATGTTTTTCCTTCCATGGCAGGGGAAAGTCCTAGCAGGCACCACCGACATTCCAATGAAACAAGTTCCCGAGAATCCTACCGCGACCGAGGCTGATATCCAGGACATCTTAAAAGAATTGCAGCACTACATCAAGTTTCCAGTCAAGAGAGAAGATGTGCTTAGTGCGTGGGCCGGTATTAGGCCATTAGTGAGAGATCCTAGGACCTTAAAAGAAGGCGATGATGTTAGCTCAACTCAGGGACTTGTGAGAAATCACTTTTTATTCACGTCCGATAATGGCCTTGTCACCATTGCTGGCGGCAAGTGGACCACGTACAGAGAAATGGCTGAAGAAACTATTGACGAGGTCGTGAAGCAAGGCCACTTCCAGGCCAAGCCTTGCATtacaaagaaaatcaagctAGCCGGTGCTGAAGGATGGGACCCTAACTTTGTTGCCATGCTCGCTCAAGAGTATCActtgtcttcaaaaatggcaGAGCACTTAGCTAACAACTATGGTACTCGTTCGCCAATTATTTGTGAAATGTTCAGGAGAGATGAGAAAAATCAATTGCCAGTCACTTTCGGCGGAAGAGAAAACGTCACTGTTTATAAGAACGTCAACTTCGATTCCTTCCGTTACCCTTTTACAATCGCCGAATTGAAGTACAGTGTGAAGTACGAGTACACGAGAACTGCATTGGACTTCCTGAtgagaagaacaagatTCGGATTCTTGGATGCCAAGCAAGCACTCGAGGCTGTCAAGGGCACAGTGAGCATTATGGGTGACGAGCTAGGATGGGATGAAAATAAGAGGTTATCGGAAATTCAGCAAGCCTCCGACTTTATTAAGACGTTTGGCGTGTGA
- the IMP21 gene encoding Imp21p (some similarities with uniprot|P32351 Saccharomyces cerevisiae YIL154C IMP2' Transcriptional activator involved in maintenance of ion homeostasis and protection against DNA damage), with amino-acid sequence MEGGEPKRSILLPSKAETAGRDNIRILESEVPSRSERGRSREKKGSSANTAVQHRSRTSSRLRGDVGSYLKWTVLQHDPSERLLLGTKEGAEASDDDEDVSDEEQVSDVENEIDIDAALGYDLGARVLPNFTSSLWDVVQNQKPWVAKFNKSVEGKDSGVKLEDLQGGYARAIKIVHGKPQQGAEAREGRSYIIYLDLTPESFYALLYVFGAVLASNDTLYVVHISQRVPNEQLRANVERLEAEAAYLLDASSAALNAVNVVLLSVSHPYPKHLLNELVIALKPMALCVPLSLVLSSLQNYVCPIPTVVIRRKLKRSKKKGFEE; translated from the coding sequence ATGGAAGGCGGAGAACCCAAGAGAAGCATATTGCTTCCCAGTAAGGCAGAAACAGCCGGCCGTGACAACATTAGAATTCTAGAGAGCGAAGTGCCCAGCAGAAGTGAGAGAGGGCGTTCCCGAGAGAAAAAGGGATCATCCGCGAACACAGCCGTGCAACACAGGTCGAGGACAAGCAGTAGACTCCGGGGAGATGTCGGATCGTACCTGAAGTGGACTGTGTTGCAGCACGACCCATCCGAGAGGCTTCTACTAGGTACTAAGGAGGGCGCAGAGGCGAGcgatgacgacgaggacgtCAGCGACGAGGAGCAGGTAAGCGATGTCGAGAACGAGATTGACATCGACGCTGCGCTGGGCTACGATCTCGGCGCCCGGGTGCTTCCCAACTTCACTTCGAGCTTGTGGGACGTGGTGCAGAACCAAAAGCCGTGGGTAGCAAAGTTCAACAAGAGCGTTGAGGGCAAGGACTCCGGTGTCAAACTGGAGGATCTGCAGGGAGGCTACGCGCGTGCAATCAAGATAGTGCACGGGAAACCGCAGCAAGGCGCCGAAGCGAGAGAGGGCCGTTCATACATCATATACCTAGACTTGACGCCCGAGTCGTTCTACGCTTTGCTCTACGTGTTTGGCGCGGTCCTGGCATCCAACGACACACTGTACGTGGTGCACATCTCGCAGCGGGTACCCAACGAACAGCTGCGGGCCAACGTGGAACGCCTGGAGGCCGAGGCGGCGTACCTGCTGGACGCGTCGTCCGCGGCGTTGAACGCTGTGAACGTCGTGCTGCTGTCAGTGTCGCACCCCTACCCCAAGCACCTGCTCAACGAGCTGGTCATAGCGCTGAAGCCCATGGCGCTTTGCGTGCCGCTGTCGCTGGTGCTGTCGTCGCTGCAAAACTACGTGTGTCCCATCCCCACGGTGGTGATCCGGCGCAAGCTGAAGAgatcgaagaagaagggaTTTGAGGAGTGA